The genomic region GCCACGAGGTCTCCCTCGACTTTCAGCGGCTCCGGCCGGACGACGTCGCCGCTCTGCTGGAGGCCGCCGGGCTGTCCGTCCGCGTCCGCGCGGTCCGTGAGCCCGATCCGGGCGAGAGCGTGCCACAGGCCTACCTCCTGGCCCGCCGAACGTGACCGCAATCGGCCATCGTCGCAGTTCACAGGGCTTTTCAGCGGCACCGCCGGGCGCCTTGTGCCATCGTTGAGGTAGGCGGACACGGTCCCCGCGCGGCCCTTCGGTCCGATCGCCGGAAGCCGTCGGAGAGCGCGCTCCGCGCCCACCGCGCACCCGAGGGGGGACCGCCCATGGGACGGGCCACCGAGATCCAGCGAGAGTACTTCGAGGCCATTCAGGCGGCCGACTTCGATCGGATCAGGGCGCTCTACCACCCGGACTACGTCTTCACCGACGAGGAGGGGGCCGAGCACGACGCCGAAGGAAGCATCGAGAAGATCTCGATGTACACCTCGGCGTTTCCCGGCTTCGAGATCGACATCGACCGGCAGTTGGAGATGGGCG from Nocardiopsis aegyptia harbors:
- a CDS encoding ester cyclase codes for the protein MGRATEIQREYFEAIQAADFDRIRALYHPDYVFTDEEGAEHDAEGSIEKISMYTSAFPGFEIDIDRQLEMGDVAVMEATMRGVHRNDMPGVPATGRSVEMPYCNVMEIRDDRIYREHDYNDNLTVMRQLGVVSAPT